GCGGCGATGGCGGCGGCGTTGTAACCGTCGAGGCGCAGCCGCAGGAACAGGAAGCTGGTCAGCGGCACCAGCAGCGACATCGCCACCGCCGCCCCGATCGTCAGCAGGACCTGGGGGCCCAGGCCGCTGTGGGCCAGCTCCATGCCCCCCTTGAAGCCGATCGCCAGCAGCAGATAGAGGGAAAAGAGCTTGGGCAGCGGCGAGGGGATCTCCAGGTCGGAGCCCACCAGCACCCCCAGGATGCCCAGGAAGAAAAAGAGAACCGGCGCGGAGAGAAGGTTCTGTAGGACCAGGCTCGACTGCATCGCCCTCCGGCGCCCAAAGGGTGGAGGCAACTTAGGGACGAATCCGGGCCTGGGTCGTCACCGGTCGCGCAACGTTGTCCGGTCCTTCCGTCCGATTGGCGGCGAATTCCCTATCGTCCGCCCGGGGCAGGAACCCTGGAGTTTTCCGGGGGTGGAATGTTCAACCCGTCCTGCCCCACCCCTTCCCCACCGCGCTGCACCACAATGGGGCCCCTCCGTGGGCCCGGCTTGTCCCTTCCCCCTTCCTCCCCGGTGCTGGTGATCGCCAGCGGCAACCCGCACAAGGTGGCCGAGATCACGGCCATGCTTGAGGGGGTCGGTCCGGAGGCGGGGCTGCAGGTGCGCCAGCAGCCCAAGGGCTTGGAGATCGAGGAGACGGGCCTCACCTATGCGGAGAATGCGCGCCTCAAGGCCTCCACAGTGGCTGCGCTCACCGGCTGCTGGTCGCTGGCCGACGATTCCGGCCTGGAGGTGGATGCCCTCGATGGCCGCCCCGGTCTGCACTCGGCCCGCTACGCCCCCACCGACCACGAGCGGATCCACCGGCTGCTGCACGAGCTCGGCGATTCCCTCTACCGGGGCGGCACCTTCGTCAGTGCCATGGCCCTGGCCGATCCCACCGGTGCGGTGGTGCTGGAGTCGGAGGGGGTCTGCCGGGGGCTGATCCTGCGGGAGCCCTCCGGCCATGGCGGCGGCTACGACCCGATCTTCCATGTGCGGGAGGCGGGCTGCAGCTATGCCGCGATGGGCGAGCACCTCAAGAGCCGGCTCGGCAGCCGCGGCAAGGCCGCCCGGGCGATGGCCCCTGGCCTCAAGCGGCTGCTGGGGCTGGCCTGAGCCGGCCGGGTGGCGATGCGGCGGCGCTCAGCCGCGGGCACCGGCGTTGATCTGGGCCACGGCCCGCATGGCGGCGGCGGCGGCCTCCTCCACATCGCCCTCCTTGCCCGCCAGGGTGAGGCGGCCGAAGGCCCCCACCGCCTTGACGTCCACCACGGTGATGTTGGAGCTCTTCTCGGCTTCGTTGGCGGCGATCAGCACATAGCCCGCCGGTTCGGTCTCGAGGATGAACATGCTCATCCCGGCCTGGATCATCGAGCCGCGGCGGTTCTGGCGGTTGATCAGCACGGCGTGGTCTGGGGTGATCGCCCGGATGATCTCGGTCCAGGTGACCTCGCAGCGGCTGCGCAGCTCCACCCGGCTGGCGATGGCCTCCAGGACCACGTCGCCGGAGTGGAGCACGTTGCTCTGGTCGCGGTGGTACAGGGCCAGGGAGCCGAAGGCCCGCTCCACCACCATCTGGCCGAGCCGCACCGTGCTGGCCTTGAGGGCGATGTCGGTGACCCGGTGCACCGCCATCCCCGGGGAGACCTCCAGCCAGAGGCAGGCATCACCGGGGATCGGCAGGAAGCCATGGGACACCGTGCCCATGTACGACGCCAGCTGGGGCTGGAGGGAATCCAGGAAGACGTAGGTGCGCAGTTCGATCGACTGCACATGGCTCGACTGGCGCGCCAGCCGCCGGCCTTCGCTGTCGGTGGTGATCACGCAGCTGGCCCCGGAGGCCTCGCCGCTCACATCGGTGCCGGTGATGCGCAGGTTCGCCGCCTTCCTGCGGGCGTCCGACCGGTCGTCGCGAAGGAAGGAACGGGAACTCTGTGAATCCAT
This genomic stretch from Cyanobium gracile PCC 6307 harbors:
- a CDS encoding non-canonical purine NTP pyrophosphatase; the encoded protein is MGPLRGPGLSLPPSSPVLVIASGNPHKVAEITAMLEGVGPEAGLQVRQQPKGLEIEETGLTYAENARLKASTVAALTGCWSLADDSGLEVDALDGRPGLHSARYAPTDHERIHRLLHELGDSLYRGGTFVSAMALADPTGAVVLESEGVCRGLILREPSGHGGGYDPIFHVREAGCSYAAMGEHLKSRLGSRGKAARAMAPGLKRLLGLA
- a CDS encoding BMC domain-containing protein; translated protein: MDSQSSRSFLRDDRSDARRKAANLRITGTDVSGEASGASCVITTDSEGRRLARQSSHVQSIELRTYVFLDSLQPQLASYMGTVSHGFLPIPGDACLWLEVSPGMAVHRVTDIALKASTVRLGQMVVERAFGSLALYHRDQSNVLHSGDVVLEAIASRVELRSRCEVTWTEIIRAITPDHAVLINRQNRRGSMIQAGMSMFILETEPAGYVLIAANEAEKSSNITVVDVKAVGAFGRLTLAGKEGDVEEAAAAAMRAVAQINAGARG